Proteins from a single region of Labedella gwakjiensis:
- a CDS encoding isoprenyl transferase → MTGWTEPLGRGVLYRLYEKRLRRGLRPDSLPHHVAMIIDGNRRWAKQLGYETAAHGHRAGAAKMREFLTWCDDLGIGVVTLYLLSSDNLQNRPQGELSELIEIIAELAEDVSHFRDWRVQHVGDSARLPVPLTAALTGAQARTSDRTGLHVNLAVGYGGRHEIVDAMRTIVRKHHVEGGSLDELAELLTPDLIGEHLYTGGQPDPDLVIRTSGEQRLSDFMLWQSAHSEFYFMEALGPDMREVDFLRALRDYARRNRRFGS, encoded by the coding sequence GTGACTGGGTGGACCGAACCGTTGGGCCGTGGTGTGCTCTACAGGCTCTACGAGAAGAGGCTGCGGCGCGGTCTCCGGCCGGATTCCCTCCCGCATCACGTTGCGATGATCATCGACGGCAACCGGCGCTGGGCGAAGCAGCTCGGCTATGAGACGGCGGCGCACGGCCATCGTGCCGGGGCCGCCAAGATGCGCGAGTTCCTCACCTGGTGCGACGACCTCGGCATCGGTGTCGTGACGCTGTATCTGCTGTCGAGCGACAACCTGCAGAACCGGCCGCAGGGCGAGCTGAGCGAACTCATCGAGATCATCGCCGAGCTGGCCGAGGATGTCTCGCATTTCCGTGACTGGCGGGTCCAGCACGTCGGTGACTCCGCTCGGCTCCCGGTGCCGCTCACAGCGGCTCTCACGGGCGCCCAGGCGCGGACCTCCGACCGAACGGGACTCCACGTCAATCTCGCCGTCGGCTACGGCGGACGGCACGAGATCGTCGATGCGATGCGGACCATCGTGCGGAAGCATCACGTAGAGGGCGGGAGCCTCGACGAACTCGCCGAGTTGCTCACCCCCGACCTCATCGGCGAGCACCTCTACACCGGGGGCCAGCCCGATCCGGACCTGGTGATCCGTACATCGGGTGAGCAGCGGCTGAGCGACTTCATGCTGTGGCAGAGCGCCCACAGCGAGTTCTACTTCATGGAGGCACTCGGTCCCGACATGCGCGAGGTGGACTTCCTCCGCGCGCTGCGCGACTATGCCCGCCGCAACCGCCGCTTCGGCAGCTGA